From the genome of Mycobacterium dioxanotrophicus, one region includes:
- a CDS encoding sensor histidine kinase: MAGHHERAANAPELQLPADSTRRPAFYGLVLQWALRLVLVGYIAITLLLQPPDRDLWFCILTLAGYLAAFGAWTWWVVRTGPASKDITSRRPALCMLAADVALVSLLSVLTGLHSPDNWTSDVLRTGLFLIPVIAAAQLDPFLSGVTAIPTVTAYIVVSWIGQNGNEEPWSSILLNATVLSGLAAGSVALSRIQRSKVETIEELARQRTQLLEDVLGLEKRERQALSERLHDGPLQYVLVARGDLEDVRAGSAPALDLVETALKECSALLRDAVRELHPEILNRAGLKAAIEALADSIAARDDLAVDLDSSTWPADFRTDADHLLYSAAREFTTNVIKHAHANTLRIELRREDGEARLRIIDDGVGISDARLAKSIAEGHIGMASIRTKVLASCGQFDAHATNAGTEVAIVVPLPRD; this comes from the coding sequence ATGGCCGGACACCACGAGCGCGCGGCGAACGCACCTGAGTTGCAGCTGCCGGCGGACTCGACTCGGCGCCCGGCTTTTTACGGCCTCGTCCTGCAGTGGGCACTCCGGCTGGTGCTGGTGGGCTACATCGCCATCACCCTGTTGCTGCAGCCGCCCGACCGCGACTTGTGGTTCTGCATTCTGACGCTGGCCGGCTACCTGGCCGCGTTCGGGGCGTGGACGTGGTGGGTGGTGCGGACGGGGCCCGCGTCGAAGGACATCACCAGTCGGCGGCCCGCACTGTGCATGCTCGCCGCCGACGTCGCGTTGGTGTCGCTGCTGTCGGTGCTCACGGGCCTGCACTCACCGGACAACTGGACGTCGGATGTGTTGCGCACCGGGCTGTTTCTGATTCCGGTGATCGCGGCGGCCCAGCTCGATCCGTTCCTCAGCGGCGTCACGGCGATCCCGACCGTCACGGCGTACATCGTGGTCAGCTGGATCGGGCAGAACGGCAACGAAGAGCCGTGGTCGTCGATTCTGTTGAACGCCACGGTGTTGTCCGGGCTGGCCGCAGGTTCGGTCGCACTGTCGCGGATCCAGCGGTCAAAGGTCGAGACGATCGAGGAACTGGCCAGGCAGCGAACGCAATTGCTGGAGGATGTACTGGGTTTGGAGAAGCGCGAACGACAAGCGCTTTCGGAACGGCTGCATGACGGACCGTTGCAGTACGTCCTCGTTGCGCGAGGCGATCTCGAAGATGTTCGGGCCGGCTCGGCCCCGGCGCTGGACCTGGTGGAAACCGCGCTCAAGGAATGTTCGGCGTTGCTGCGCGACGCGGTGCGCGAGTTGCATCCCGAGATCCTCAACCGGGCCGGCCTCAAGGCCGCGATCGAGGCGCTTGCCGACAGTATCGCTGCCCGGGACGATCTCGCGGTCGATCTGGATTCCTCGACCTGGCCCGCAGACTTCCGTACCGATGCCGACCATCTGCTCTACAGCGCGGCGCGTGAATTCACCACGAACGTCATCAAACATGCCCACGCCAACACGCTGCGCATCGAGCTGCGCCGCGAGGACGGGGAGGCGCGGCTGCGGATCATCGACGACGGTGTCGGCATCTCCGATGCGCGGCTGGCGAAGAGCATTGCCGAAGGCCACATCGGCATGGCCTCGATCCGCACCAAGGTCCTCGCCTCGTGCGGGCAGTTCGATGCGCACGCGACAAACGCGGGCACCGAGGTTGCGATCGTGGTACCGCTTCCGCGCGACTGA
- a CDS encoding CsbD family protein produces the protein MSGIDKAKNKGQELGGKAKEAVGKVTGDKDTENEGKGDQAKSNLKDAGEKIKDAFKD, from the coding sequence GTGAGCGGTATCGACAAGGCGAAGAACAAGGGGCAGGAGCTGGGCGGTAAGGCCAAGGAAGCGGTCGGCAAGGTCACCGGCGACAAGGACACCGAGAACGAAGGCAAGGGCGACCAGGCGAAGTCCAACCTGAAGGACGCCGGCGAGAAGATCAAGGACGCGTTCAAGGATTAG